A single genomic interval of Campylobacter anatolicus harbors:
- the pbpC gene encoding penicillin-binding protein 1C, with protein sequence MKIKKYILKLIKFMTAFSLMAFVIFAIFDRIYPLNLDTLNKDKSQILYDINGNIVRMKLANDDIWRFEVDEIPNVLKQSVLLFEDRYFYYHFGVNPFAIIRSAIHNLTHKNRIGASTISMQVARMLNPGKRSYANKFREIFRAFQLEWHFSKDEILNLYFTLAPYGGNIEGVSAAARFYFNKSLNKLSYAQMALLSTIPKNPNKNRLDKRSNINALKNRVVKLLYEAGIINLSEFKRAKDEPFKNVRFAVPQNAPSYSDAAFKNGLTHSNLNLTLQNDTLKILTTAMNDLTQYNANNAAAVVIDNAKMSVVAFIGSHKQSAKNGQNSALNMRRNVGSTLKPFIFSLALDDGLITPKSELIDTEIYINEYAPRNYSGGFLGRISATDALTLSLNIPAINLNEKLGTNSLYEMLKRANLVKFDKEYYGASIALGSSEMGLLNLAHLYTIYANDGVLRPLEFAGKMLNNQDKNITLISPQSAYLTAKMMSEASRSYLKNAWQFAKDTPQIAFKTGTSYADRDIYAVGLNKNYTIAVWIGNFDGKRMDGVTGLNDASKVVFDIFKLLSQRQNLQFLTTPNGIIKRLTCLDAYEFTQCKNLQFDEVILNVELKDKCWNLRGEELDFMYKNGYLSKSELAKSPCIDVLKSKKPIFATPYNGEILITDDNSTKVMLKCYAYLGDEIYLKIDGGEFIKTKNAIENEVLLDNGKHTLSCLDENSNLNEIMIEIRR encoded by the coding sequence ATGAAAATTAAAAAATATATATTAAAACTTATCAAATTTATGACTGCATTCTCACTTATGGCATTTGTGATATTTGCCATATTTGACAGAATTTATCCTTTAAATTTAGATACATTAAATAAAGATAAATCGCAAATTTTATACGATATAAATGGAAATATAGTGCGTATGAAGCTAGCAAATGATGACATTTGGAGATTTGAGGTGGATGAGATACCAAATGTATTAAAGCAAAGTGTCTTACTTTTTGAAGACCGCTATTTTTATTATCATTTTGGTGTAAATCCATTTGCGATAATCCGCTCGGCTATTCACAACCTAACGCACAAAAATCGCATAGGAGCTAGCACTATAAGTATGCAAGTGGCACGTATGTTAAACCCTGGCAAACGGTCTTATGCAAATAAATTCAGAGAAATTTTTCGTGCATTTCAGCTTGAGTGGCACTTTAGCAAAGATGAAATTTTAAATCTTTACTTCACACTTGCACCTTACGGTGGTAACATAGAAGGTGTGAGTGCTGCGGCTAGATTTTATTTCAACAAAAGCTTAAACAAACTTAGCTATGCCCAGATGGCACTTCTAAGTACCATACCTAAAAATCCAAATAAAAATCGCCTTGATAAACGCTCTAATATAAATGCTCTAAAAAACAGGGTTGTAAAGCTACTATATGAAGCTGGAATAATAAATTTAAGCGAATTTAAACGTGCCAAAGATGAGCCGTTTAAAAATGTTAGATTTGCTGTGCCACAAAACGCACCAAGCTACTCAGACGCTGCATTTAAAAATGGCTTAACACACTCAAATTTAAACCTTACTCTGCAAAATGATACACTTAAAATTTTAACAACTGCGATGAATGACCTGACGCAATACAACGCAAACAATGCAGCTGCAGTTGTAATAGACAATGCAAAGATGAGCGTGGTAGCCTTTATTGGTTCGCACAAGCAAAGTGCGAAAAATGGGCAAAACTCTGCTCTAAATATGCGACGAAATGTCGGCTCTACACTAAAGCCATTTATATTTTCATTAGCTCTTGATGATGGATTAATCACACCAAAATCAGAGCTAATAGACACTGAAATTTATATAAACGAATACGCTCCACGCAACTACAGCGGTGGGTTTTTAGGGCGTATAAGTGCAACTGATGCTCTAACGCTTAGTCTAAATATTCCTGCTATAAATTTAAACGAAAAGCTAGGGACAAATTCACTTTATGAGATGCTAAAACGTGCAAATTTAGTCAAGTTTGACAAGGAGTATTATGGAGCGTCCATCGCACTTGGTAGTAGTGAAATGGGACTTTTAAATTTAGCTCATCTTTATACAATATATGCAAACGATGGAGTTTTGCGTCCGCTTGAATTCGCTGGTAAAATGCTAAATAATCAAGACAAAAATATTACACTTATTAGCCCACAAAGTGCCTATTTAACGGCAAAAATGATGAGCGAAGCTAGTAGGTCATATCTAAAAAATGCATGGCAATTTGCAAAAGATACTCCGCAAATTGCTTTTAAAACAGGCACAAGTTATGCAGATCGCGATATATATGCTGTCGGGTTAAATAAAAATTACACGATAGCTGTATGGATAGGCAACTTTGACGGTAAAAGGATGGATGGTGTAACTGGACTAAATGACGCGTCAAAGGTTGTTTTTGATATATTTAAGCTACTTTCACAAAGACAAAATTTGCAATTTTTGACAACCCCAAATGGCATAATCAAACGACTAACATGCCTTGATGCATATGAATTTACGCAATGTAAAAATCTTCAATTTGATGAAGTTATACTAAATGTAGAGCTTAAGGATAAGTGTTGGAATTTACGTGGCGAAGAGCTTGATTTTATGTATAAAAATGGCTATCTTAGTAAATCAGAACTTGCTAAAAGTCCTTGCATAGATGTCCTTAAAAGTAAAAAACCCATATTTGCCACTCCATATAATGGTGAAATTTTAATAACTGATGATAATAGCACAAAAGTTATGCTAAAATGTTATGCGTATTTGGGTGATGAGATCTATCTAAAAATAGACGGTGGCGAATTTATAAAGACAAAAAATGCAATTGAAAATGAAGTATTATTAGATAATGGCAAACACACTTTAAGTTGCTTGGATGAAAACTCAAATTTAAATGAAATAATGATAGAAATAAGGAGATAA
- a CDS encoding alpha-2-macroglobulin family protein, whose amino-acid sequence MLKKGLFLTIISLVSLNALTFDKDKNIKIDTPKVVIFKTTEKVSNELVGKITHKKIFECLPSLEGAIQYLDDGLMLYTNDLHKGLQYSCKMGDSNVNFNSGEFKVRDVFKVNNARYLINFNDDVNETEISSNLQIKDANFTTQVASSKSFFINLDKNLTAPKFFLPVNFSSKFGANLTKEWEFDFANDKKNEQDKFELNPKAKTLNIENIAAISTNNGKLAARIYIKEWLYDDNALKNFISISGINRFSLSDIGYTYNEREEDDKSYYYYIDIISDEFKPQNSYEITLKAGFGDKEKQIKDDTTYNVKMGNFAPFVEFINDKPYISNVGQIGIKSINVPEIKVVIDKLSDANYRYFLNFDQSDIVLNDLSQEVTSKTYQLEGGINEISLNKIKLDFADMNDGIYTVNVYYDKDKYISKQVFFSDIAISAKLSKNELFVFANRLGENTMLANANVKIYGKKNEEIAIGATNDEGVFNLSKKDIYKDAKSVVVSLGKEQNFLILNNSENLNENAQHQLKDANETIDAYIHFASDIIRPNESIKGVGYLRDRNFKPLANMPIKLKITDPQDKNIAEFAIKTNDVGVISFDENITSELSGRFALSLIYANKKLSQNNFYVESFTPTRIQNQIALPDNKFIADGIITAKLSSNYLFGGAASDMSGTLAMNFYDKEYKNENFKGYKFINKTIQNNGYDVFEKQIKLDKNGKTQEPIVLNITSPNSIPSVIDAVLNFTINDDGKNISTSEIFTLYPYENLVGISTNKSLVEPNEKLNIKSVVLKAIDETQIQKELKFDIKRTTWEHTTDTYNVTRWHKKLEDVDSFVKPSGTFEYTFTQSGAYTIVATDIINGASASIDVDVSGWDYSTLAPTKELNKAQIKLNAKTYKKGDELSADISSVIKDGLALVTLEDNGVKAYKIVKVKNNSANVKFKLDFDFNGLYVGASIYRLTDGGNTPFRTYAKTYANADKSEKNIKLELIANKQAKSNADVNVTIKTEPNADVSLFYTDMGVLNITSQMPSSPFKFFDKKIADSVFDYDFYDKIASYVVNGKILNFGGDGIALLRAAKLNKHESPVDSKNIQTFANLIRLKADENGSVRFKFKTPNAFNSKLRLDAIATNSDKIGSTSTEITVKDDVIIKPSLLSYLLKGDEIDAKLRLINTTNLDKNLTISILSSQNLELETDKNVNLKPLENVSLNLKMKAIKDGAADYNIIVSDINSSFSYIAKLDIINPYPLSTYSKSISIDGKKLIKLPKGFESVNIDASNSIISLLSGISKDLIAYPYGCVEQRSSRILALLNAKFSSKSELDDRQRFITLGMNDIVKMQKTNGSFGYWSELGYTNVFASIYATDVLLELDKAGFSVAKNVKNRAVKSLSELDYDSDFERLYAMYVATKAGAIDRAMINSTYDAKIYTSNVLNRYLMASSLKILGLNDEANAVIKGIDESLKFYDKKHPSDFHSQLRDRAFVLYLHATHFMPNAYSDALANTIITNLNELVSTQEKAFVLRALNAYFKPNLSDTINKFKIINDNKSQEFTGLVNINMKAKDGKFNIEPLNSSKLFIGISSSAHIPLEPKHKIESKELDIYRTFVDKDGKEIDINSLKINDLIYSKISLSSKMAIKNGVINEMISSCFEAVNENLNPNLRGKMTKNTLNLEYQSIKDDRVISFYNLDEKTGVIFTPYRVVLTGKCTLPATITENMYNDSQNDYDLVQKSFIVK is encoded by the coding sequence ATGTTAAAAAAAGGGCTTTTTTTAACGATTATATCACTTGTAAGCTTAAATGCTTTAACATTTGATAAAGATAAAAATATCAAAATAGATACACCAAAGGTAGTGATATTTAAAACCACTGAAAAAGTAAGTAATGAGTTAGTTGGCAAGATAACGCATAAGAAAATTTTTGAGTGTTTGCCAAGCCTTGAAGGTGCTATACAATACCTTGATGATGGGCTAATGTTATACACAAATGATCTACATAAAGGACTTCAATACTCCTGCAAAATGGGCGATAGCAATGTCAATTTTAATAGTGGTGAGTTTAAAGTACGTGATGTTTTTAAGGTAAATAACGCACGTTATTTAATAAATTTTAATGATGATGTAAATGAAACAGAGATATCATCAAATTTACAGATAAAAGACGCAAATTTTACAACTCAAGTCGCATCTAGCAAAAGCTTTTTTATAAATTTGGATAAAAATTTAACCGCACCTAAATTTTTTCTACCAGTAAATTTTAGCTCTAAATTTGGAGCAAACCTAACAAAAGAGTGGGAATTTGACTTTGCTAATGATAAAAAAAATGAGCAAGATAAATTTGAATTAAATCCAAAAGCAAAGACTTTAAATATAGAAAATATAGCTGCGATTAGCACAAATAATGGCAAATTAGCGGCGAGAATTTATATAAAAGAGTGGCTTTATGATGATAATGCTCTTAAAAATTTTATAAGTATAAGTGGTATTAATAGATTTAGCCTAAGTGATATCGGATATACTTACAATGAACGTGAAGAAGATGATAAAAGTTACTATTATTATATAGATATAATAAGCGATGAGTTTAAGCCACAAAATAGCTATGAGATCACACTAAAAGCTGGATTTGGTGATAAAGAAAAGCAGATAAAAGATGATACAACTTATAACGTAAAAATGGGAAATTTTGCTCCATTTGTTGAGTTTATAAATGACAAACCGTATATTTCAAATGTCGGCCAGATCGGTATAAAAAGCATAAATGTACCTGAGATAAAGGTTGTGATTGACAAACTTAGTGATGCAAACTATAGATATTTTTTAAATTTTGATCAAAGTGATATAGTCTTAAACGACTTAAGCCAAGAGGTAACGAGTAAAACCTATCAGCTTGAAGGCGGGATAAATGAAATTTCTTTAAATAAGATAAAGCTTGACTTTGCAGATATGAACGATGGCATATATACCGTCAATGTTTATTATGATAAAGACAAATACATCTCAAAGCAGGTATTTTTCAGTGATATTGCTATAAGTGCAAAACTAAGCAAAAATGAGCTTTTTGTCTTTGCAAATCGCCTTGGTGAAAATACAATGTTAGCAAACGCAAATGTTAAAATTTATGGTAAGAAAAATGAAGAGATCGCCATTGGAGCGACAAATGATGAGGGTGTTTTTAATCTTAGTAAAAAAGATATATACAAAGACGCTAAATCTGTCGTAGTTAGTCTTGGAAAAGAGCAAAATTTCCTTATACTTAACAATAGTGAAAATTTAAACGAAAATGCCCAGCACCAGTTAAAAGATGCAAATGAAACTATTGATGCATATATACATTTTGCATCTGATATCATACGTCCAAATGAGAGCATAAAGGGCGTAGGCTATCTAAGAGATAGAAATTTTAAACCACTTGCAAATATGCCTATAAAGTTAAAAATAACAGATCCGCAAGATAAAAATATAGCCGAATTTGCCATTAAAACAAACGATGTGGGCGTGATAAGCTTTGATGAAAATATCACAAGTGAACTAAGTGGAAGATTTGCGTTAAGCCTAATATATGCAAATAAAAAGCTTTCACAAAATAACTTTTATGTCGAAAGCTTTACACCTACACGCATACAAAATCAAATCGCTCTACCTGATAATAAATTTATAGCAGATGGTATTATTACGGCAAAGTTATCAAGTAATTATCTCTTTGGCGGTGCAGCAAGTGATATGAGCGGAACGCTTGCGATGAATTTTTATGACAAAGAGTATAAAAATGAAAATTTTAAAGGATATAAATTTATCAATAAAACTATACAAAATAATGGCTATGACGTATTTGAAAAACAGATAAAGCTAGATAAAAACGGTAAAACCCAAGAGCCTATCGTGCTAAATATAACAAGCCCAAATTCTATCCCCAGTGTGATAGATGCCGTGCTAAATTTTACAATAAATGATGATGGTAAAAATATAAGCACAAGTGAAATTTTCACACTTTACCCATATGAAAATTTAGTCGGCATAAGCACAAATAAAAGCCTTGTTGAGCCAAATGAAAAACTAAATATAAAAAGCGTTGTGCTAAAAGCCATAGATGAGACGCAAATACAAAAAGAGCTAAAATTTGATATAAAACGCACAACTTGGGAACACACAACCGATACATATAACGTCACAAGATGGCATAAAAAGCTCGAAGATGTCGATAGCTTTGTAAAACCTAGTGGTACGTTTGAATACACATTCACACAAAGTGGTGCATACACGATCGTTGCGACGGATATAATTAACGGTGCAAGTGCAAGTATCGATGTAGATGTAAGTGGCTGGGACTATTCAACTTTAGCTCCAACTAAAGAGCTAAATAAAGCACAGATAAAGCTAAATGCTAAAACATACAAAAAAGGCGATGAGCTAAGTGCGGATATAAGTTCGGTTATCAAAGATGGTTTGGCACTCGTTACACTCGAAGATAATGGAGTAAAAGCGTATAAGATCGTAAAAGTCAAAAATAACTCAGCAAATGTTAAATTTAAACTTGATTTTGACTTTAATGGGCTTTATGTCGGTGCATCAATATATCGCTTAACAGATGGTGGAAATACGCCATTTAGAACTTACGCAAAAACTTACGCAAATGCTGACAAAAGCGAAAAAAATATAAAACTAGAGCTAATTGCCAATAAACAAGCAAAGAGCAATGCTGATGTAAATGTAACGATAAAGACTGAGCCAAATGCCGATGTGAGCCTATTTTATACAGATATGGGAGTGTTAAATATAACTTCACAAATGCCATCAAGTCCTTTTAAATTTTTTGATAAAAAAATAGCCGATAGCGTATTTGATTACGATTTTTACGACAAGATCGCAAGCTATGTGGTAAATGGTAAAATTTTAAATTTTGGTGGCGATGGTATAGCCCTATTAAGAGCCGCAAAGCTAAACAAGCACGAAAGCCCTGTTGATAGCAAAAATATCCAGACTTTTGCAAATTTAATACGCTTAAAAGCTGACGAAAACGGGAGTGTGAGATTTAAATTTAAAACACCAAACGCATTTAACTCAAAGCTTCGTCTTGATGCTATCGCAACAAATAGCGACAAAATAGGCTCAACTAGCACCGAAATCACCGTAAAAGATGACGTTATCATCAAACCAAGCCTGCTTAGCTATCTGCTAAAAGGAGATGAGATAGACGCTAAATTAAGACTGATAAATACAACAAATTTAGATAAAAATCTCACTATTTCTATACTATCTAGCCAAAATTTAGAGTTAGAAACTGATAAAAATGTAAATTTAAAACCATTAGAAAATGTGAGTTTAAATTTAAAAATGAAAGCTATCAAAGATGGAGCAGCGGATTATAATATTATAGTAAGTGATATCAATAGCTCATTTAGCTATATCGCAAAACTTGATATTATAAACCCCTATCCACTAAGCACATACTCAAAAAGCATAAGTATAGACGGCAAAAAACTCATAAAGCTTCCAAAAGGCTTTGAGAGTGTAAATATTGATGCGTCAAATTCGATCATAAGTTTATTAAGTGGCATCTCAAAAGATCTCATTGCCTACCCTTATGGCTGCGTTGAACAACGCAGTAGTCGTATTTTAGCTCTTTTAAATGCTAAGTTTTCTAGTAAATCCGAGCTTGATGATAGGCAGAGATTTATAACACTTGGCATGAATGATATCGTAAAAATGCAAAAGACAAACGGTAGTTTTGGCTACTGGAGTGAGCTAGGATATACAAATGTTTTTGCTTCTATATATGCTACAGACGTACTACTAGAACTTGATAAAGCTGGATTTAGTGTGGCTAAAAATGTTAAAAATAGAGCTGTCAAAAGTCTAAGTGAGTTAGATTATGATAGTGATTTTGAAAGATTATATGCGATGTATGTCGCCACAAAGGCTGGAGCTATCGATAGAGCCATGATAAATAGCACATATGATGCTAAAATTTATACCTCAAATGTACTAAATCGCTATCTAATGGCATCATCGCTTAAAATTTTAGGACTTAACGACGAAGCAAATGCAGTTATCAAAGGCATAGATGAAAGTTTAAAATTTTATGATAAAAAACATCCATCAGACTTTCATTCACAACTGCGAGACAGAGCTTTTGTACTATATCTTCACGCCACTCATTTTATGCCAAATGCCTATTCAGACGCACTTGCAAATACTATAATAACAAATTTAAATGAACTAGTTTCAACACAAGAAAAAGCCTTTGTATTACGTGCATTAAATGCTTATTTTAAGCCAAATTTAAGCGATACAATAAATAAATTTAAAATAATAAATGATAATAAATCGCAAGAATTTACTGGATTGGTAAATATAAATATGAAAGCAAAAGATGGCAAATTCAATATAGAACCACTTAATAGCAGTAAATTGTTTATAGGTATTTCAAGCTCAGCACACATCCCACTTGAACCAAAGCATAAAATAGAGTCAAAAGAGCTTGACATATACCGCACTTTTGTCGATAAAGACGGCAAAGAGATAGACATAAATAGTCTTAAAATTAACGATTTGATATACTCAAAAATTTCACTCAGCTCAAAAATGGCTATCAAAAATGGTGTGATAAATGAAATGATTAGTTCTTGTTTTGAAGCAGTAAATGAAAATCTTAATCCAAATTTAAGAGGTAAAATGACTAAAAATACTCTAAATTTAGAGTATCAAAGCATAAAAGATGATCGCGTGATAAGTTTTTACAACTTAGATGAGAAAACCGGAGTGATCTTTACGCCGTATCGTGTCGTATTAACCGGCAAATGCACGCTACCAGCGACTATAACTGAAAATATGTATAACGATAGCCAAAATGACTATGACCTAGTTCAAAAAAGCTTTATTGTAAAATAA
- a CDS encoding valine--tRNA ligase, whose amino-acid sequence MADFYDAKAIEQKFYKICEERGYFEIDGNKDIQKNGKNFCIMMPPPNVTGVLHIGHSLTFTLQDIMTRYKRMDGFKTLWQPGLDHAGIATQNVVEKQLLAQGITKEQLGRDEFVKKVWQWKEQSGGTIVYQMRRLGITPAWSRERFTMDEGLKKAVKKAFVNLYKKGLIVRGNYMVNWCTHDGALSDVEVEHKENKGKLYHIRYYLADQSKTNYHEMNLQNSSSCKSTHDGLSYIVVATTRPETYFGDTAVMVNPNDERYKNLIGKSVVLPIINKKIKIIADEHVDMEFGTGLVKVTPAHDTNDYEVGKRHNLEFITIFDEKGILNEHCDKFAGLERLEARDIVVAELERLGHIEKIEDYNNQVGYCYRCKNVVEPYISKQWFVKSTIADEAIKKVNDGGAEFYPSHWINSFNAWMRELKDWCISRQLWWGHQIPVFYCECGHEWADETDEPQCCPKCRSKNFTQDPDVLDTWFSSGLWPISTLGWGNGEELKNIKWFESDLKEFYPNTMLITGFDILFFWVARMMFQSENALAKLPFKDIYLHALVKDKDGKKMSKSSGNVIDPLTKIDEYSADILRFTLTLLAGLGRDIRLSEDSMVLVRNFTNKLYNASKFLLLNSDKFDNLSDIKVQTNLGKYIQSRFNACVSEVRENLDVYRFNDAANAIYKFLWDEFCDWGIELSKADKASVAELGAIFKESMRLLSPFMPFISEYLFHELSGTNLENSSSIMIQSYPTINERDITCEQTFGLVIESIVSIRRAKATIELGNSKISKAYIQTNSNINLNDFTGFIKLLAKCENIELCSDKIPNAITDVSENVQSFIPLDGVDTSAMVTRLQSQKTKLEKEIAKLSGMLNNEKFIASAPQQVVQTSREALQNAQEKFDKVSKELKVFR is encoded by the coding sequence GTGGCTGATTTTTACGACGCAAAAGCGATAGAGCAAAAATTTTATAAGATCTGCGAAGAGCGTGGGTATTTTGAGATAGATGGTAACAAAGATATACAAAAAAATGGCAAAAATTTCTGCATAATGATGCCTCCGCCAAACGTAACTGGAGTGCTTCACATCGGACATTCACTAACTTTTACTCTTCAAGATATTATGACACGCTATAAGCGTATGGATGGCTTTAAAACGCTTTGGCAACCTGGACTTGACCACGCAGGTATCGCTACTCAAAATGTCGTAGAAAAACAGCTTTTAGCACAAGGTATCACAAAAGAGCAGCTCGGAAGAGACGAGTTTGTCAAAAAAGTCTGGCAGTGGAAAGAACAAAGTGGTGGCACGATAGTATATCAGATGAGACGGCTCGGCATCACTCCAGCCTGGAGTAGAGAGCGTTTCACTATGGACGAGGGGTTAAAAAAGGCAGTTAAAAAGGCATTTGTAAATTTATACAAAAAAGGACTGATCGTCAGAGGTAACTATATGGTAAATTGGTGCACTCACGATGGTGCATTAAGCGATGTAGAAGTAGAGCATAAAGAAAATAAAGGTAAACTCTATCACATCAGATACTATCTAGCAGACCAAAGCAAAACAAACTATCATGAGATGAATTTGCAAAATTCTAGCTCTTGTAAAAGTACTCACGATGGACTTAGCTATATTGTAGTCGCGACAACTCGCCCTGAGACATATTTCGGCGATACCGCTGTAATGGTAAATCCAAACGATGAGCGTTATAAAAATTTGATAGGTAAAAGCGTAGTGTTACCTATAATAAATAAAAAGATAAAGATAATTGCCGATGAACACGTAGATATGGAGTTTGGGACAGGTCTTGTTAAGGTAACCCCTGCTCACGACACGAATGACTATGAGGTTGGGAAAAGACACAACCTTGAGTTTATAACAATATTTGACGAAAAAGGCATTTTAAACGAGCATTGCGATAAATTTGCTGGGCTTGAACGCCTTGAAGCACGAGACATTGTAGTAGCAGAGCTTGAGAGACTTGGCCATATTGAAAAGATAGAAGATTATAACAACCAAGTCGGCTACTGCTACCGCTGTAAAAATGTAGTTGAGCCGTATATCTCAAAGCAGTGGTTTGTCAAAAGCACAATCGCTGATGAGGCTATCAAAAAAGTAAATGATGGCGGAGCTGAGTTTTATCCGAGCCATTGGATAAATAGCTTTAACGCATGGATGAGAGAGCTAAAAGATTGGTGTATCTCACGTCAGCTTTGGTGGGGACATCAGATCCCGGTATTTTACTGCGAATGCGGACACGAGTGGGCAGATGAGACAGATGAGCCGCAGTGCTGTCCAAAATGCAGATCTAAAAATTTTACACAAGATCCTGACGTGCTTGATACGTGGTTTTCAAGTGGTTTGTGGCCTATATCAACGCTAGGCTGGGGTAATGGCGAAGAGCTTAAAAACATAAAATGGTTTGAGAGTGATTTGAAAGAATTTTATCCAAATACAATGCTAATAACTGGCTTTGATATACTATTTTTCTGGGTTGCAAGGATGATGTTTCAAAGTGAAAACGCCCTTGCAAAACTACCGTTTAAAGATATATACTTACACGCATTAGTCAAAGATAAAGATGGCAAAAAGATGAGTAAAAGTAGTGGCAATGTTATAGATCCACTTACTAAAATAGACGAATATAGTGCTGATATATTACGTTTTACGCTTACACTTTTAGCTGGTCTTGGACGTGATATAAGGCTTAGTGAAGACAGTATGGTGCTTGTGCGAAACTTTACAAATAAGCTTTACAATGCATCTAAATTTTTATTATTAAATTCTGATAAATTTGATAATCTAAGTGACATAAAGGTGCAAACAAATCTTGGTAAGTATATACAAAGTCGCTTTAATGCATGCGTGAGCGAGGTGCGTGAAAATTTAGATGTTTATCGCTTTAATGACGCTGCAAATGCAATTTATAAATTTCTTTGGGATGAGTTTTGCGACTGGGGTATAGAACTTAGCAAGGCCGATAAAGCAAGTGTGGCTGAGCTTGGAGCAATATTTAAAGAGAGTATGCGTCTACTAAGCCCATTTATGCCTTTTATCAGCGAATATCTTTTCCATGAACTCAGTGGTACAAATTTAGAAAATTCATCATCTATTATGATACAAAGTTACCCTACGATTAATGAACGAGATATAACGTGCGAGCAGACTTTTGGGCTTGTGATAGAAAGCATTGTAAGCATACGCCGCGCTAAGGCGACCATAGAGCTTGGTAACTCAAAAATTTCAAAAGCATATATTCAAACTAACAGCAATATAAATTTAAACGATTTTACTGGATTTATCAAACTCCTTGCAAAGTGCGAAAATATAGAGCTTTGTAGCGATAAAATACCAAATGCCATAACAGATGTAAGCGAAAACGTTCAAAGCTTCATACCGCTTGATGGAGTAGATACTAGTGCGATGGTAACGCGTTTGCAATCTCAAAAGACAAAGCTTGAGAAAGAGATAGCAAAGCTGAGCGGTATGTTAAATAATGAAAAATTTATCGCCTCCGCACCACAGCAAGTCGTGCAAACTAGTCGCGAAGCACTGCAAAACGCACAGGAGAAATTTGATAAAGTGAGCAAAGAACTAAAGGTCTTTAGATAG
- a CDS encoding type II restriction endonuclease: MPNKTSFTDFLNSLIKTNAGLDYFCDFAKCSENLKEVEIKLNSLNFLLNKSDLRSAIEALFNENKKCFSILNLLIAVRDQKTNVLDKNFCSTELDTFFEDPEKIYYFFKETGLEQLFKNGRIRNLCDYFFGIEVGLDTNARKNRRDKIMESYIAEIFKKNNIDFAEQVKTSKLHIDLGRDVKKFDFTIKSRTTTYLIETNFYNTGGSKLNEVATAYIEISNKIKYFKEFEFAWITDGCGWLEAKNKLKEAYNSVEIYNLTNINEFIEKIKND; this comes from the coding sequence GTGCCAAATAAAACAAGTTTTACTGATTTTTTAAATTCTTTAATAAAAACAAATGCCGGGCTAGATTATTTTTGTGATTTTGCAAAATGTAGTGAAAATTTAAAAGAAGTTGAGATAAAGCTAAATTCATTAAATTTTTTACTAAATAAATCAGATTTAAGAAGTGCGATTGAGGCACTTTTTAATGAAAATAAAAAGTGTTTTAGTATTTTAAATTTATTGATTGCAGTAAGAGATCAAAAAACTAATGTTTTAGATAAAAATTTTTGCTCCACAGAGCTTGATACTTTTTTTGAAGATCCAGAAAAAATTTACTATTTTTTTAAAGAGACTGGACTCGAACAACTCTTTAAAAATGGTAGGATAAGAAATTTATGTGATTATTTTTTTGGTATTGAAGTTGGGCTTGATACAAATGCTAGAAAAAATCGTAGAGACAAGATTATGGAGAGTTATATCGCCGAAATTTTTAAAAAAAATAATATTGATTTTGCCGAGCAAGTTAAAACTTCAAAATTACATATTGATCTTGGCAGGGATGTGAAAAAATTTGATTTTACGATAAAAAGTCGCACAACAACCTATCTAATAGAGACAAATTTTTATAACACAGGTGGCTCAAAACTAAATGAAGTAGCAACAGCATATATAGAAATTTCTAATAAGATTAAATATTTTAAAGAATTTGAGTTTGCTTGGATTACAGATGGATGTGGCTGGCTTGAAGCAAAAAACAAGCTTAAAGAAGCTTA